One Micropterus dolomieu isolate WLL.071019.BEF.003 ecotype Adirondacks linkage group LG23, ASM2129224v1, whole genome shotgun sequence DNA window includes the following coding sequences:
- the ccni2 gene encoding cyclin-I: MKNPGTEESRRLVGLLEAALVREARLWKVPVFKNGRIQGADISSSQYQEIILWLGEMNRLFQFCPETFALGVCILNRLLSAVKAQPKYLKCIAFTSLVLAAKINEEDEVIGCVKDLVVQSGCSFSTAEILRMERIILDKLHWDLYTATPVDFIHIFHALLVSGHPHLIPSIGPGSSIGWDAATDPGLLPAGPGRQKTPPGFQAALWTRQVQHCMACHQLWQFKGSTLALAIITLELEALTSDWFSVFTDLLKKAQVDSGEFIHCKEMVDEYLHSLEFSLPANAVYIFDTAQIQDEERAWSPSQRLRQDGTQGDSDEYYDGFRCLYDETTPEAEGDNIEGLFDSQQNDISPCPPLHPAVN, encoded by the exons ATGAAGAACCCAGGAACTGAGGAGAGCCGTCGGCTGGTCGGCTTGCTGGAGGCCGCCCTGGTGAGGGAGGCTCGCCTCTGGAAGGTACCTGTCTTCAAGAATGGACGCATCCAG GGCGCTGACATCTCTTCCTCCCAATACCAAGAAATCATCCTTTGGCTCGGAGAGATGAACAGACTGTTCCAGTTCTGTCCGGAGACCTTTGCACTGGGAGTCTGTATCCTCAACCGACTGCTGTCCGCTGTCAAG gCCCAACCAAAATACCTGAAATGCATTGCTTTTACCTCATTGGTCCTGGCTGCCAAAATCAACGAGGAAGATGAG GTAATAGGCTGCGTCAAAGACCTGGTTGTGCAGAGCGGATGCAGCTTTTCAACAGCGGAGATTCTTCGCATGGAGAGGATCATTCTAGACAAGTTGCACTGGGACTTGTACACCGCAACACCAGTCGACTTCATTCACATA TTCCACGCCCTGCTCGTCTCCGGCCACCCTCACCTCATTCCGTCCATCGGGCCCGGCTCCAGCATCGGCTGGGATGCGGCAACAGACCCCGGTTTGCTTCCCGCAGGACCGGGGCGTCAGAAGACACCCCCGGGCTTCCAGGCAGCGTTGTGGACCAGGCAGGTGCAGCACTGTATGGCCTGCCACCAACTTTGGCAGTTCAAGGGCTCCACGTTGGCCTTGGCCATCATCACTTTGGAACTGGAGGCGCTCACGTCTGACTGGTTCTCCGTCTTCACCGATCTGCTGAAGAAAGCGCAA GTTGATAGTGGCGAGTTCATCCACTGCAAAGAGATGGTGGACGAGTATCTACACAGCCTGGAGTTCTCCCTGCCGGCCAACGCCGTCTACATCTTCGACACCGCACAGATCCAGGACGAGGAGCGAGCCTGGAGCCCCTCTCAGCGCCTCAGACAGGACGGAACGCAGGGGGACTCTGACGAGTATTACGACGGTTTTAGGTGTTTGTACGACGAGACCACTCCAGAGGCGGAGGGGGACAATATTGAGGGTTTGTTTGATTCCCAGCAGAATGACATCTCGCCCTGCCCGCCGCTGCACCCCGCTGTCAACTAG